A window from Primulina eburnea isolate SZY01 chromosome 2, ASM2296580v1, whole genome shotgun sequence encodes these proteins:
- the LOC140824736 gene encoding protein SENESCENCE-ASSOCIATED GENE 21, mitochondrial-like: MARSFSTAKNVSAFVTNKISSAITWRAYAAASQGTGVSNIGASPNVMLKKGSEEPSKISWVPDPVTGYYRPENQAKDVDAAELRAMLIKDKTRRD; this comes from the exons ATGGCTCGCTCTTTCTCCACGGCTAAGAATGTCTCTGCTTTCGTCACCAACAAAATCTCATCTGCAATCACCTg GAGGGCATACGCTGCGGCTTCGCAGGGTACCGGCGTCTCCAACATCGGGGCCAGTCCGAACGTGATGTTGAAGAAAGGATCCGAGGAACCGAGCAAAATCTCATGGGTGCCGGACCCCGTGACCGGGTATTACCGACCTGAGAACCAGGCGAAGGATGTGGACGCGGCCGAGTTGCGCGCGATGCTCATCAAGGACaaaaccagacgagactga